From Nilaparvata lugens isolate BPH chromosome 7, ASM1435652v1, whole genome shotgun sequence, one genomic window encodes:
- the LOC111049915 gene encoding uncharacterized protein LOC111049915 produces the protein MGFKNGTWNFFESSHGKGAPDGVGGALKRLGNHLVAHGLDIPNAETFYELVKDHTQKIKLFYVSEADLLKYTDNLPITPLATIQGTRQIHQIITFKEMEMFYRSLSCFCAENDWACEKLCNCFFKAQFVSFDKQKDELKGKKKKSRYYQIYDSSSESEQDITFQETDDEDANLEELIERGEEELEPQLFEIPSKTNIVQGAFIIVELLGGARKKLKHKYAAVVTKVCLEEEDGDYSVMFLIKQGKQGNSYIADEKDESIIDLKQVKVILPQPKIVLKGLQRVVYEFPFNLERELV, from the exons ATGGGATTTAAAAATGGTACCTGGAATTTTTTTGAATCCTCTCATGGAAAAGGAGCACCAGATGGTGTAGGAGGTGCTCTGAAGCGGTTGGGCAATCATCTGGTTGCCCATGGTCTTGATATTCCTAATGCAGAGACATTTTATGAACTTGTGAAAGACCACACCCAGAAGATAAAACTTTTTTATGTTTCGGAAGCTGATTTATTGAAGTACACTGATAATCTACCTATTACTCCTCTAGCAACTATACAGGGTACAAGGCAGATCCATCAAATAATAACATTCAAAGAAATGGAAATGTTTTACAGGTCACTCTCCTGTTTCTGTGCAGAGAATGATTGGGCTTGTGAAAAACTCTGCAATTGTTTTTTTAAAGCACAGTTTGTATCTTTTGACAAACAGAAAGATGAAttgaaaggaaaaaagaaaaagagccGTTATTACCAAATTTATGATTCATCGTCAGAATCAGAACAAGATATAACATTTCAAGAGACTGATGATGAAGATGCAAATCTCGAGGAATTGATTGAGAGAGGGGAGGAAGAACTTGAACCTCAATTGTTTGAAATCCCGTCAAAAACCAACATTGTCCAAGGAGCATTCATCATTGTAGAGCTGTTAG GTGGGGCtaggaaaaaattgaaacataaatacGCTGCAGTTGTGACAAAAGTGTGCCTGGAGGAAGAGGATGGGGACTATTCTGTCATGTTCTTGATCAAACAAGGCAAACAAGGCAACAGTTACATCGCCGATGAAAAAGATGAATCAATAATTGACTTGAAGCAAGTGAAAGTGATTCTACCACAACCAAAAATTGTGTTGAAAGGCTTACAGCGGGTTGTTTATGAGTTTCCTTTCAATTTGGAAAGGGAACTGGTGTAG